Genomic window (Hippoglossus stenolepis isolate QCI-W04-F060 chromosome 11, HSTE1.2, whole genome shotgun sequence):
CAGCATGGAGCGGGCCAACAGGGCGTCCAAGATCTGGTTCAAACAGGCCTCTGTCATCTGGGAGACGATATCCTCGCGCTGAGTCGCAATCCACTGAGTGATGGGGCCTAGTGAGGTCGGAGAGTGCTGCAGTGTAGGAAAGTGCTCTGCTGctaaggaggagaaagaagtaCGATTCATGTTTTAGTGGTAAAATATGGTAAAATGTGGGATTAAGTCAAGTCTAATTTATTTACATAGCACAAATTctcatatttgttttacaatCTGAACAACGTATGACAGCCTCTCTTCTCATGCCACTGTTAAGAAATAAACTAACAAAGGAAACAGgggaataaagaaagaaacatcaGAGCATCAACCAGGACAAACTCCTAACCTATGGCTATCTGTTTGCTAAGGTGGGCATACACTGTGCAAATTTAGAAATGTTGTTCTTAAATTTGCTATAGTCCAAAAAAGAGGCGTCGGCTTATGGCATTTTGGttttgcagaaagaaagaaaactatgTTTGAGGCTACTATGCTGTAAATTGTCACTAGGTACTCTCAGATTTTAACTTCTGTAAGAACATctttacctccatctttttctttctagcTGTGCAATTGCCTCATGCCATTAACTACATTTCCTACTATTGTGTTTTGCCATTCGTGCAAATGCAGTGAGGAAAAATAAGAGGATTTTGGGGGAATTGACTTTGAATATGCTTCAACTGTACAGGAGCGTGATGACAGCAGACCAAAGTTTATGACATCTCAGAAATGTATGCGACACAAAACGAAAACTGAAAATCAGTCAGACTTTTAAATAAGTCACACAACTCAGAAATAGGGTGAAAATTCGGCTCAATTCACACATTGTATGTCCAGCTTTACCGTTTTGTGCCATCACACAGTCGACATACGTCTTTCGTCAGATTTCTTTTGGGGTAATTAGCCATTCTAATAACAGGGCTCACCTCCCTGTGCACAAATGTTCACCCAAAACAAGCCTCCCCCTCCAACACTATTTAGTAGGGTCACTGTCACTGTATCCCTGTCTTAGATTAGTTAGGGGATTTGGAGATTactttaaagaaatacaaacaagctAGAGAGAATGATAATGGGTGCAGCCCGATCATTCTCCAGGATTGACTCAGCACAGGGGAGTTAACTTTAACTGCTTTTACCTTGTTGCTGCGGATGCGGCTGCGGCTGCGGTTGCGGTTGCTGCTTGAGGGATTGGTCGTCCAGTCGAGTTTCGCACTCGGTAATTGGCAGGCCGGGTTTGATGGGAATATTCCAATCATTCAGGGGCTTGGCGGTCTGGTAGGCGTTGAGGTTGTTTTCTTGGCAGGGGTCCACCAGAGACTCTGGAGGCTCCAGCGGGTGATCGAGGTTTGACGATGGACGGTTATCTGCATAAGAAAGAGCAAAGGAAGAGGTGTGATGTACCCAGGAGATGAATGAGGCTGGTATTGTCAACAGATGTTATATAAAATGTTACATCTGGAACCGCTGAGCTGCTCCTGTGTTGTTTATGGAAAACCATTCTCCTAAATGTTGTACATTAGTACAGATAGTCACAGCAGCTTAACCACATAATCtataaatgatgctgttttaaacatgtgtttaaacataaaacacatgtgATGTTGTCATTACCTTTAGACTCTGCTGTACTGCTACTGATGAGAGCTCCTGGTAGAGATATGTCTGTGTCCTGAGATGAACAGGAGCCTGAGCCAGAGGTGGAGCTCTCCTGTGACAGAACAGTCACTGATATTtaacttccacacacacacattaataaacacaaaatgtagACTTTAATTTTGATATTTCTACAGTCATATTAGTTTCACAGCTGATTGTATGTACTCCTCACAGCATATGCTAAACGTAGGTAAGAATGAGAGGTTACTGACTGGCCAGGGGTTGGGCCTGACCTTCAGCGTGGACAGGGATCCCTCGTCGCTCCTCTTCTCACACACGGGCTGAGCCGAACAGCAGCCTATTCTCTGCCTTAACTGTGGAGTGAGTAAGAGGAGAACAAGGGAATGAGTCAAACTGAAACGAGTGGGCAACGATCAAATGTTAATAATGTGCTAAATTTAACAAACCAGAATCAGGactaatatatactgtatgaagCAACTCAAAAAATAtaccttattattatttactgacCCTTAtacatgaaaaacactgaaaatctACATCCACACATGGAGGAGAgaatgtattgttctgtgtctggaacATAGTCTTTATAAGCGTGATTTAAAGGCTGCATCTTttgtgtgttggagaggaaatagtTTTACGTGTGATAAGGGCGCTTGTCTGAACAAAGGACCAACACAGTTTAACCAGAGTGCAGCAAAGATCACTATAAAATTCAAGTGACCTCAGGATCAACTTCTGCAATACGTGTTTAGACAATGGGGTCACATGCTATATGCATAAAGTTTATGTCGAGCTGTAGCCTAGatggaaatgtctgctgtaagCATAAACTTAGTAGTTATTGATAGTAGGGATTTTTAGCTGGAAACACAACcgcacccacagacacacacacaccaaaactgaaaagaggaaggaaatgttAAAGGGAAATTAGGAACTAGAATTTTGGACCCGTCACCTTCTCTTAGGTCACAGCAAACTGCCCCGGATTACACACCAGTTAATATTAAGGTTTTAATCATGCAAACACATCAGATATCCAGCTTTAGTTTGCTACTGCATGTGTCTCGGAACAGGGAGATTCCCTTAAGCATCTATTTAGTCACACTAATATTAGCCAATAACATTGAGATTTGAcagaagagaacaaacaaaaaatttttttataacctaCCACACATGTTCTGCTTCACACTAAGAgtcacacacattaacaacatAGACCGTGAACATTTTCAATTCCCTACAGGTGGTCAGTTAAATGTTGTGGAGCATGTAGCGGTTCATCTTCAGAAGATTATAACTAAACTTTCCCACTGTCCACATTCACATATCCACCATCTTCCATTAGCTACACCACAGTGAATCAGACCATGAACCACAACGTCCCCAGCTTGCCCCTTGTTTTTGGTTGTAGACTGTCAGCTCTCTACTACTGGCATTAAACACCTTCAAAAAAACCTAATAACAGATTGtgactgacctttgacctctggatCTGCAGCACGGCTTCTAAAAAGTCGATCTCGTCAAAGTTTCTCACCATGGGCTCCAGGTCAATCAAACACTCTGTAATGGAGGTAAAAGCTCTGTTAGCTGGGGGAGAGGTCAGAAACCTGCCACTCTACTGCTAACAGTACTTTTCTTTAGGCTACTTTAAAAGCAAAGCATTTTGCAAAACAACTATGAGTTCATAAATCTGCTGCATGTTCTGATTATCATGCAGCTCATAAAAAGGAGTTGGTTTGGTTATGGATTTAATATGAATACGTGCAGTTTGAACGAATGCTGGGAGAGAATATCATGTTTCAGTGACAGGAAGCTGATTATTAGTCAGAGCTTCGTCAGGGTAAAATTCATCACAAGATGGATTAGTCTGTTACTCAACATGAACAGACCCTCCCAAACTGTGAAAAGGAAATATAATTCAGCAATGTGCACAGTCATTTGAGCAGGTGGAATCTTTTCATATCTCTAGATTATCACTTTATACCtaaaacatacaatatgtaacgTCAGCTGCTAAGGGTCTCACAATctgaacaataataaaagacaTAGTTTGACgatgttgtgaagcagcatGGCATCGAGTGGCTGTCTTCACCAACTTAATCAATTCAAATCGACGTAACGTGATTCTTTACACTTTACACCGCAAACAGAAATTTATAAATGTCATCCATTACAAGTGACCAATATtaacagtggaaggaaaaaactgcCGAACGGCCAGCTGGCTAACAGGCTAgtagtgtgtttttccttcatcaggCGTCATTTTGCCCTGGAAACTACAGCAAAGACGGGTAAAGGCACGgataaaacaaaattaaaagcGTCaattaccttgaataaaactgtggattttttttctgggtTTGAAAATTGTTGGAAATATattggataatgtaagtacattagtcaacaaaatataaaatatatatttagttatttagaaacattttaatgaagaacccttgttacatattatatctttaaggATGAATTTGCACTATTCTGCCAGAAGTTAGTTCCTGCCATTGAGTTGTTTGCGTGAACTTACTGAGGAAGGACGGTCGTTCGTCGGGACTGTTGGTCCAGCCGCAGGTCATTAAATTGATGAGGGTCCCTCTGCTGGGGATGTCAGCGGGCAGGCTGTCCAAGCTCGTATCTGGACGCATACCACGCAGCACACTGAACATGATCTGCATTGGGTTTGTCACTTCTGAACACACATAAAGTAAACTTAATAACAGGGTGACAACTCAAAACATgcatatataaaataatttaaaaacaaagaaacggAAGTGTGATTTAACAAAGACACGTTACCTTCGAATGGTATCTGCCTGGACAACACCTCCCACATGATGATGGCATAACTGTAGTGTAAACATGAAGAGTCAGTCAGGGAAAATTAGGGTTGTGTCGTCTGTTTACTGGTATTCCCCTTCAGACGTCAGGGACTTTACGATGAGCAAACAGAAATGCTGCTCTGAGGAAGTGTGATGACGGATTGAGCTGTTGCAACAATTCAAAAGGGTCTTTTATTGAATATACTTTCGACTTCTTTTGTAATAGCCACGTCTCCCTCCCACTGGCAGATTCCTCAAATGAAACTGGCTGATTGTGCAATCGACAGATTTAGCCTTTGGCAGATATAattgcagtgttgtgttttgaaatgcaAAGAATCTAATCCACTGTTTGGCACATCATCTCAACTTGccaaacaggaaaatgtttgacAAACTTTCACTTTATCAGGGTGTGTATTATTGAAGTTAAGTTATCAAGAGCTCCATTTTCTAATTTGGATCATTTGAACATCATGTAcataaaacgttttttaaatgtaactaaTGATATGGAAGTTAATAACCAGATTCAGGGAGCAATTATTGTTGTCCATTCTAATGTCCAATCTTTTTATAATCACGTTATTGGGATCGGTTGTCTCACCTGTACATGTCATGTTTCACATCGGCGCGGCGGCTCTTGGATGGTTCGTACTTCTCCGGGGGCATGTAGATCACTGTGCCACCCATCTCTGTGGGCTTGGAACCTGAGCCTTTACTGACAGAGAGCTGGCGCCATTTTGAAAGGCCAAAGTCTGCAATCTGGACAGAACAATAGGAGGAAGTTTCTCAGAAATATCCGTTTCACAAgatatgtttttacataaagTCCCCCCCATTCATTTTGAACTGCACTTCTTGTGCATTGCGGGATGTAGTTTCATGAGAATGTATGAATCTTAAATGATCAGAACAACAGCTCAAATAACCCTGGAATATTCACTTTAATATCATGTTTGACAGCAAATTCTCTGAGAGCCTTGAACCAGATAATTTGGGGCTTTTGCTTCACTCAAATAATAACCAAAAcaattttctgttgattgacTAAATAATCAAGTGAGTCAGTTCTAATCATAAAGTTTTTAAACACAATCTAAAGAAGTCCGAAAACCAAATGAAATGGGATTTACATGATAGGACTATGACACATAATCCAAACTAAACCTCTATTTTTATTCTATCATGTTTGGTCCCTCATTTATCCAGTTGTTGAATAAATTACATGATAAAACATTGATAAACTTGAGGTTAGGGTCCTTTAAcacaatttctttaaaataaaaactttcatGAGGCAAAACTAAGGAAATTGTTATGcatttaaacatgtattttgatCACATGAGCAATTAAAATGGAGCCATATTTTGCCAATAAACGGTGtagaaatgaacacacacacaccttgacaTGAAATTCATCATCCAGCAGtatgttttgtgtctttaagTCATGATGTAGGAGGGGTGGGCTCATGTTGTGAAGGAAGTTAACCCCCAGTGCGATTTCATACAGGATCCTCAGTCGTAAAGGCCATGCCAGATCAGGGTATGTGTCTTTCTGTAGGAAGACACAACAGagcagatattttaaaaaacaaacaaacaacaacaacaacaacaaaaaaagaaaaactgaaacatcACATAAGTATTCAGACACTTGAAATTTAGTTTCTATTTGAGATGTTTCTCCACGATGATTTTAGTCGATGATTTGGAAAGGTACACAGCTGTATGTATAATGTCACACAGATGCCAAATCAAAGCATATCAGAGCAAAACTCCAAGCCACGAAGTCAAaggaagtggaagaaaaacTCAGAGACAGGATTGTATCAAGCACAGATCTGAGGAATGCTATTTAAAAAATTCTGCTGAATTTAGGGTACCCAAGAGCCAGAGTGGTCCCCAATATTCTAAAATGGTGGAAGTGCTGTCGAGGCTAGTCACCCTGACTAACTGATCCATCAGGGGGAAGGGCCTTGATAAGAGAAGTGACCAAGAACCCTGTGGTCACTCTGGTTGAGCCCCAGAGATCTTTTGTGGAAATGAGAGTGTCCAGACAAAAGCATCTCCTTAGTGAAAGTAAAATTTATAtcaaaatgatatcaagataaaaaatttcatatcagtcgatattgataatGATCAAGATAagtcaaattattatttcttatttctgcCCCATAATTAGGGTTTGggttttaaattcttctttatTGGCAGAGAAGAACAAACACTTTCAGttacacagaaaatattttctaaatcGGAGGTATATCCATTGTGTGCTATACCTCATCACTGTGTTTGCATGATGCATAAACATTAAATCGATAATGAACTTATTGCATATTGCTATTGACATAAATTTACGTTGGGATAATAATCGATATTGTTGTATTGCCCCACCCTCAGTGAAAGTTTGCAAAAGCATACCTAAAGGGATTTCAGACTGattcaaaaac
Coding sequences:
- the LOC118117808 gene encoding receptor-interacting serine/threonine-protein kinase 2 isoform X3, translating into MEPHAAALGCVNMGSLTSTLPVIPYQKLTDLYYVSRGGFGTVFKAQHSDWRTTVAIKCLKLDSPVGERERNCLLKEAEVLHKARFNYIIQIFGICNEPEFFCIVTEFMSNGSLDLLLHEKDTYPDLAWPLRLRILYEIALGVNFLHNMSPPLLHHDLKTQNILLDDEFHVKIADFGLSKWRQLSVSKGSGSKPTEMGGTVIYMPPEKYEPSKSRRADVKHDMYSYAIIMWEVLSRQIPFEEVTNPMQIMFSVLRGMRPDTSLDSLPADIPSRGTLINLMTCGWTNSPDERPSFLKCLIDLEPMVRNFDEIDFLEAVLQIQRSKLRQRIGCCSAQPVCEKRSDEGSLSTLKESSTSGSGSCSSQDTDISLPGALISSSTAESKDNRPSSNLDHPLEPPESLVDPCQENNLNAYQTAKPLNDWNIPIKPGLPITECETRLDDQSLKQQPQPQPQPHPQQQAAEHFPTLQHSPTSLGPITQWIATQREDIVSQMTEACLNQILDALLARSMLMQEDYELVKNQPTRTAKVRQLLDNCHRHNEDFCRIIVRKLYDNKQMGLKPYPPEISSPTTALFPSAPPLSMSQPSSRDHYS
- the LOC118117808 gene encoding receptor-interacting serine/threonine-protein kinase 2 isoform X1, which encodes MEPHAAALGCVNMGSLTSTLPVIPYQKLTDLYYVSRGGFGTVFKAQHSDWRTTVAIKCLKLDSPVGERERNCLLKEAEVLHKARFNYIIQIFGICNEPEFFCIVTEFMSNGSLDLLLHEKDTYPDLAWPLRLRILYEIALGVNFLHNMSPPLLHHDLKTQNILLDDEFHVKIADFGLSKWRQLSVSKGSGSKPTEMGGTVIYMPPEKYEPSKSRRADVKHDMYSYAIIMWEVLSRQIPFEEVTNPMQIMFSVLRGMRPDTSLDSLPADIPSRGTLINLMTCGWTNSPDERPSFLKCLIDLEPMVRNFDEIDFLEAVLQIQRSKLRQRIGCCSAQPVCEKRSDEGSLSTLKVRPNPWPESSTSGSGSCSSQDTDISLPGALISSSTAESKDNRPSSNLDHPLEPPESLVDPCQENNLNAYQTAKPLNDWNIPIKPGLPITECETRLDDQSLKQQPQPQPQPHPQQQAAEHFPTLQHSPTSLGPITQWIATQREDIVSQMTEACLNQILDALLARSMLMQEDYELVKNQPTRTAKVRQLLDNCHRHNEDFCRIIVRKLYDNKQMGLKPYPPEISSPTTALFPSAPPLSMSQPSSRDHYS
- the LOC118117808 gene encoding receptor-interacting serine/threonine-protein kinase 2 isoform X4, with the protein product MEPHAAALGCVNMGSLTSTLPVIPYQKLTDLYYVSRGGFGTVFKAQHSDWRTTVAIKCLKLDSPVGERERNCLLKEAEVLHKARFNYIIQIFGICNEPEFFCIVTEFMSNGSLDLLLHEKDTYPDLAWPLRLRILYEIALGVNFLHNMSPPLLHHDLKTQNILLDDEFHVKIADFGLSKWRQLSVSKGSGSKPTEMGGTVIYMPPEKYEPSKSRRADVKHDMYSYAIIMWEVLSRQIPFEDTSLDSLPADIPSRGTLINLMTCGWTNSPDERPSFLKCLIDLEPMVRNFDEIDFLEAVLQIQRSKLRQRIGCCSAQPVCEKRSDEGSLSTLKVRPNPWPESSTSGSGSCSSQDTDISLPGALISSSTAESKDNRPSSNLDHPLEPPESLVDPCQENNLNAYQTAKPLNDWNIPIKPGLPITECETRLDDQSLKQQPQPQPQPHPQQQAAEHFPTLQHSPTSLGPITQWIATQREDIVSQMTEACLNQILDALLARSMLMQEDYELVKNQPTRTAKVRQLLDNCHRHNEDFCRIIVRKLYDNKQMGLKPYPPEISSPTTALFPSAPPLSMSQPSSRDHYS
- the LOC118117808 gene encoding receptor-interacting serine/threonine-protein kinase 2 isoform X2, giving the protein MEPHAAALGCVNMGSLTSTLPVIPYQKLTDLYYVSRGGFGTVFKAQHSDWRTTVAIKCLKLDSPVGERERNCLLKEAEVLHKARFNYIIQIFGICNEPEFFCIVTEFMSNGSLDLLLHEKDTYPDLAWPLRLRILYEIALGVNFLHNMSPPLLHHDLKTQNILLDDEFHVKIADFGLSKWRQLSVSKGSGSKPTEMGGTVIYMPPEKYEPSKSRRADVKHDMYSYAIIMWEVLSRQIPFEEVTNPMQIMFSVLRGMRPDTSLDSLPADIPSRGTLINLMTCGWTNSPDERPSFLKCLIDLEPMVRNFDEIDFLEAVLQIQRSKLRQRIGCCSAQPVCEKRSDEGSLSTLKVRPNPWPESSTSGSGSCSSQDTDISLPGALISSSTAESKDNRPSSNLDHPLEPPESLVDPCQENNLNAYQTAKPLNDWNIPIKPGLPITECETRLDDQSLKQQPQPQPQPHPQQQAEHFPTLQHSPTSLGPITQWIATQREDIVSQMTEACLNQILDALLARSMLMQEDYELVKNQPTRTAKVRQLLDNCHRHNEDFCRIIVRKLYDNKQMGLKPYPPEISSPTTALFPSAPPLSMSQPSSRDHYS